CTGGCATCATCTGACCGTACTGACCATGCGGATCGCCCATTTGACCTGGCATCATCTGACCGTACTGACCATGCGGATCGCCCATTTGACCTGGCATCATTTGACCGTACTGACCGTACGGATTGCCCATTTGACCTGGCATCATCTGCTGCTGAGGCATGTGAGACATCCCATCCATTGCTGGCATCGTTGCGCCATATCCAGGCATTCCCATTTGCGGTGTACTTTCATCCTGTTCATCAAACTGCATTGGACCATATCCTTGCCACGGTCCTGGCTGAGGTCCGCACCCACACGATTCATCCATTTGCGCACCTGCGACTGGGTAAGGAGACGGCATTGGCGGTGGCCCATGATGTCCCCACGGTTGTTGTCCTGGTGGGCATGGAAGTCCTGAACCTGGAAGCACAGGGCTACAAGGAACGCACGGACCTTTAGGATATGGCATCATTGGTGGTGGAGGCGGCATATATGGTGTCGATTCTTCTACTGATTCAGATTTGACCGGCTTTTCTTTTTTCGGTGGCTTAGGTTCCTCCTTCTTAGCAGCCGGTGGCTGAGGTGCTGGAGGTAGATACACATTGTACATTGATTGATGCATAAATGGCATATCTAAGGAGATGCTTTCATCGTAATGATAAGGCTGAACCGCTTTCGGTGTTTTATCTTTGTATGGTTTATGGGCGATTGGTGCCTCTTTCGGTTTTTCCTTCTTTGGTACCTCCTTCGGCTTTGCAGGCATGACAGGTGTTTCTTTTGGCTTCTTTTTCACTTGTACGCTGCCAGACGGTATTTTAATTTTCATACCAGGCATCAGCTGATCAGGATCTGAAAGCTGCGTGTTGGCTTGCTTTAACTGGGCAAAAGGCACTTGGTACTTCTGAGAAAGATTCCAGAGCGTATCGCCCTTTTGAACGATATGAATTTTCACTTCCTTTGCTCCCTTCTGAACGGTTTCCCTAGGCAGTATATGAACCTATGGGCAAATTGCTACTAAAAATATATGAGCAAAGACAAAAGGATATGTGATTTCGTCCAAACAAAGATTTGTTATAATGAACTGGAAGCTTGAAATGATGAGGGGGATTGGGCATGTCAGGAAAGAAATTACTTGGAGAAGAACGAAGACAAGCGATCTTAAAGCATTTACAGCAATCACATAAAGCACACACCGGTAGCGCTCTCGCTCAATTAACCAATGTGAGCCGTCAAGTCATAGTTCAGGATATCTCCCTTCTCAAAGCCCGTGGAGAACCGATCATTGCGACATCTGAAGGATATTTATACCTCCAGAAACAAACAACGGAGATGATTGAGAAAACCATCGTTGTTGACCACCAGAAAGACGATACGGAAAAAGAGCTATCTCTTATTGTACAATCTGGATGCCAAATTAAAGATGTAACAGTCTTGCACCCAGTATACGGTGAAATTGTCGCTAGACTAGAAATCGCAACCCCTGATGACGTCAATCAATTCGTTGAAAAAATTAAATCGAAGCAAGCTTCTTTATTGCTTCGTTTAACAGGAGGGCTTCACCTCCATACGATCGTATCATTACATCAGCATTGCATTGACCAAGCGTGCGTTAAGTTGCGAGAGGCCGGCTTCCTCGTGGAGGAAACATAACCGACAATCACCCAAAAAACGTGAACCCGTATCTTCCGGGTTCACGCCATCGTGCAGAAAAGTCATTTTACATTGTATCTACATTAAAGAAGATCATATTTACTATATTTGAGCCTGTCTTGAAAACGCTTATCAGACTAACCGTGCAAGTGAGCGCTGTGTCGTAAAACCTCAGTTTATGAGCGGATGGACGAGCAAGACACCGGACGATGGAAGAATGCGTTTGTCAACAGGCTGACATAGTCCGTTTCTTTCCAATTCACGTTTTTGACTGCGCAACTGCATTTTCAGTCGTTGCCTCCCACGACGGATAACTTCCTAAAGTACGCACTTGACAGCCAAGTGCCTCCAGCTCCGCTTTCGCCCCCGGCAAAAGAACATCGTCCATCTTTTGATCAATATCCACGAGAAAGAAATATCGACCCAACCCTGTTTTCATTGGGCGTGATTCGATTTTACTCATATTGAGCTGACGCCATGAAAATGCTGACAACACCTGATGAAGCGCTCCCGGCCGATCATTTGGCAAAATGATATGAAAAGTCGTCTTAAAACGATCCGTCGGCAGCGAGAGCTGGATCGGCTCCTTATGAAGAATTAAAAAACGTGTATGGTTATTGGCGAGGTCATGAATATTTTCTTGAACAACCGCCAAAGAAAACACATCTGCAGCCGCGCGGTTAGCAATTGCTGCATTCACAGACTCCCTCTGTTCGGCGACATATTTTGCCGCTGCTGCGGTCGACGTCATTGTCTCTGTGCCCGCATTAGGTAGCTCTTGGCGTAAAAATTGATGGCATTGAGCGAGAGCATGTGAATGAGACAGCACAGTTGTTACATTCTTCCATTGGTCTGCATAGTCGGGGTGCATTAATAAATGCTGTTGAATAGGTACAATAATTTCTCCAACGACAGGTAACGTATTTTCGTGAATTAAATAATCAATCGTCAAATTCACTGAGCCTTCTAATGTATTTTCTAGGGGAACAAGCGCATAATCAACATCCCCATTACTCACCGCATCCATACACGACGGGATGGTCGTATATGGCACGTGCACTCCATCCGGAAAAGCCCGGGATACCGCTTCCGACGAGAATGTTCCTTGTGGTCCCAAATACCCTATTTTACTCATGAAAGTTTCCTCCCTCGGAAGTTCAGTTACATATTACGCCCCGGTACCTACTAGCTCCACTTTTTCAATAAAATCAAGCTCTCGAAGTACGTTCAGCATATCACCAAGATCTGCATTAATTTTTGAAATATCCATTGATAATGTAACATTCGCCATTCCTTGCAGCGGTATCGTTTGATGGATCGTTAAGACGTTACAATCAAACTCTGCCACAATCGACAGCAGACGAGACAATGTCCCAGAATGATCGTGCAAGTGAAAGAACAATGAAACAATCCGATCTTTCACCATTGTTGAAAACGGATAAACCGCGTCTCTGTAGCGGTAAAATGCGCTACGACTTAAACCGACGCGGTCAGCGGCCTCATGAATCGTTGACGCTTTTTTTCGTTCCAACAATTCTTTTGCTTGCAACGTTTTTCGAGCTGCTTCAGGCAAAATGTCCTCACGAACTAAAAAATATTTTGGTCCTTGCGACGTGTCCTCAGGCTGAAAGGGCGTTGCCTTTTTAGCGCTGTATTGTCGTTCATCTGCTTTTTGTTTTCCACTTGGCGGAACGATAAATTTAATTTGCAGCGCGTCACCGGTAATATTTTTAACCGTATCAGCGACAAGATCAGTGAAATGAGCGGATAACCAATCTTTAGCATTCTCGCTCGCTACGGCCACGGTAAGGCAGGAATGATTTAGATCATATATTTTCGTTGTTGTAAACCACATTTCATAGCTGGGTTTACTCACTTCTGTTTTTATTTTTTCGAGTGTTTTGTCCCAGAGCTCCGTGAGGTCCTGCACCCAAAACCCTCCCTTGTCCATCAAAGTCAATCCTTTTACGAAATCGAACCTTTCTGGAAGATCGTCAATAGACATCACCTGTTAGATCAATGTCCGCTTCCATAAAGAAAGTGGTGCGCAACATTTCCCAAAGCTTTTATGCTCTCATGAAAGCCGCTATTCAACAAATTCAAATTCGTAATCCATAATTCTTACAATATCGCCGTCTTTAGCTCCTTTTTCCCTTAAAGCTTCGTCAACGCCCATACTCCGCATTTGCCGCGCAAAACGAAGAATAGACTGATCTCGGGAAAAATCCGTCATTTGGAACTTCTTCTCTAACTCCGACCCTTGTAACACGAAGGTGCCGTCACTATCTCTCGTAATGAAAAAGCTAGGCGCCTCTTCACCAGCTTTATATAGCTGATGAGACGATTGCTCTTCTTCTTCATTCAATGGGAAGGCAGGTGTCTTTTCAACGAGGTCGGCGATGACATAAGTCAATTCTTTCAGTCCTTGCCGTGTTGCCGCTGACACTGGTACGACCGTGACCGTCTCACCGACAGCCTTTTTAAAGGCTTCAAGATGCTCCTCAGCTCCAGGCAAATCCATTTTGTTTGCCGCTACGACTTGGGGCCGCTCTAACAGTCGCAATTGATATTGCTTTAACTCCTCATTAATTTTCTGAAAGTCCTCTAGAGGGTCTCTCGCCTCAACCCCTGCCATATCAATGACGTGAACAATGACTTTTGTGCGCTCGATGTGGCGCAAAAACTGGTGTCCAAGTCCATGCCCCTGAGAAGCACCTTCAATGAGCCCGGGAAGATCAGCAATGACAAAGCTTCGCCCATCTTCTGTTTCTGAGACACCTAAATTTGGCTTTAGAGTCGTGAATGGTAATCGGCAATCTTAGGCTTTGCCGCTGACATGACAGACAGAAGTGTTGACTTCCCAACGGAAGGAAAACCTACGAAACCAACATCGGCAAGAAGCTTTAATTCAATGCGAATCGTCCGCCCCTCAGCCGGCTCTCCTTTTTCAGAAAGCTCAGGCGCGGGGTTTGCTGGTGTCGTGAAACGAGTATTGCCACGACCGCCTCTCCCTCCGCGTGCAATGACAGCACTGCTTTGGTGGGCAGTTAAGTCTGCAAGACATTCTCCTGTCTTCTCATCATACACGACTGTTCCCGGCGGCACACTTACGATGAAAGGCGCTGCATTTTTACCATGCTGATTTTTAGACATTCCATGCTCACCGCGTTTTCCTTTAAAATGACGTTGATAGCGAAAGTCCATTAACGTCCGCAATCCTTCATCTACTTGAAAAACGACATCGGCACCATTGCCACCGTCACCACCAGCGGGGCCACCTTTTGGAACATATTTTTCACGACGGAAAGCGACCATTCCGTCGCCACCATCGCCACCTTTTACATATACTTTTACGTGATCTACAAACATCTTTCCACCTACGTTTCACCAAATCGCTTTATTCATTTACATGATCTATATGCGATTTGAAAATGAGCGGTCATCTCAACTGATAAGATGCCTTCTTTCGATTGAGCACACTGATGCACTTTATAAGGAGTCATCCATTTCTGTAATGCACGAGGGTCTGTCAGCTTTCCTTCAAAAGCGATATTACAGTAAACGACGGTATCTGTGAATTCTAAGGATAACGACACCCATGGCTGTGTATTTGGATTTACACTTCTTTCAATTAAGTTCATAAATGACGCAAACAGATGACATAGCTGCTGGTCCAAGTCAGGAATGGCACGTACATCACCAAACACTTCATAGTCAAGGCGACAAAAATGTGGAACCAAAGAAAACGTCACCAAATACTCGGTAAACCTTGGCGTTTTCATCCGAAATAGCTTTTCTTCATTCACAACCTTAAACAGCGCTTCATCTATAATACGTTCCACTTGATCAATATGGTTTAATTGAAGGTTTCCCCGGATCATTTGCAAAGTATTCAACCAGTCATGTCGATAATACCGTATTAACTCTTCATGGCTCCAGTTTTTCATCACTCGTCATGACTCCTCAACATATCTTTCTGCACTCCATTATAGCAAAAACAATTGAGAATATGAAAGCCACCATTTCAAGTATCAAGGACTCAATGTGCTATGGGCTATGATCATTGGTTTAGCTTCACAAGAACGGCAGACAGAAGTATGGTCAAAGTAATAAAAAAACCCCGACCTCTGGCCGGAGTTTTTTAGTCATTGATTTATGCTTCCTGGGCAACTGGGTAAACACTCACACGCTTGCGATTACGTCCAACACGTTCAAAGCGAACGATGCCTTCTGTTTTAGCAAATAGCGTATCATCTCCACCACGACCTACGTTGACACCTGGATAAATCTTTGTTCCGCGTTGACGGAAAAGGATTGAACCACCTGAAACCATTTGTCCGTCGGCACGCTTCGCGCCAAGACGTTTAGAGATGGAGTCACGACCGTTCTTTGTACTACCTACCCCTTTTTTCGATGCGAAAAATTGCAAATCGAGCTTCAACATATGGATACACCTCCTTTACAATGATTAATTCTCGCTATAAGAGACAAATTCACCGTACTGACGTACAATGGTTCGAAGAGAAGAAAGCATGGCTTCGAGAAGCAACTGCACCTTTTCTTCTTCAGCATCACTCACGCTCGCGGGAATTTTACAAGCAAGATAGCCGCCTTCGTGTTCATTCTGCTCAATATCTAACGTCTGACCAGAAAGCTCCATAGCAGCATTCAAACCACCAATGGAGACAGCTGAAACAGCTGCGCACACGAGATCCTGTCCATATGGACCGCTTTCCGCATGCCCGGTAATCTCTACAGACTTAAAACGCTTCGTCTTTAGATCACGGGATACATGTATCCTAACCATCGCTTACGCGTTGATTTTTTCGACAGTTAATTTTGTGTAAGGCTGACGATGACCTTGCTTACGACGGTAATTCTTTTTCGGCTTGTATTTATAAACCGTAATTTTCTTTGCTTTACCTTGCTTTGCTACTTTTGCCGTTACAGTCGCACCATCAACATAAGGAGCGCCTACTTTAACAGCTTCTCCTCCAACAAAAACAACTTTGTCAAAAGAAATCGTTGAGCCTTCTTCTCCGTCAAGCTTCTCGACGTAGATCTCCTGGCCTTCTTCAACTTTAATTTGTTTGCCACCAGTTTCAATAATTGCGTACACGTTCAATGCACCTCCCTTAATTTGTACCAAGACTCGCCATTTATGGTGCACTGTGTGCTTAGAACCAATAAATGTGCGGTTTGCAGCAGCTCCGAGGGGCGCTACAAATACCTTTGAAATTCTACCATATACAATTGAACAATGTCAACAATCATCAGCGGCTCCCTTCATGTCGTCAACATTGCCTGCCCGTATGACGTCAGCAGCATCATACTTTACACTGGCATCTGCCTTAATAAATACGCGCGGATGCAGCTGTAGCCGATGCAGTGTTGCGATAAATGAAGGGTTACTTGTCCATTGTGGATGGAGACGAAGCAATACAGCTTCTTCATCACGATCTGGATATGCAGATTGAACGACTTCTTGTATGCGGCGGAGAAACTCCTCATCTGACACGACCCGCCCAGTCCCTTGACAACGTGAACATGACTGCTCAAGCCTTTCAAAGAGTGGTCGACCTCCCCGCTTACGAATTAACTCGTACATCCCCATGGCTGTAAAGCCGAACGATTCTGTTCGAGCTTTGTATTGTTTCAGACGCCGTAACAACTCTGCCTCAATCTTCTGTCGCATACTTTTGTCTTGCATATCAATAAAATCAATGACGATCATTCCGCCAATGTCTCGCAGATGTAGCTGCCGCGGAATCTCGCGTGCCGCTTCAAGGTTCGTTACAAAAATGGTTTGCTCTTTTTCCCGTCCACCTAGCGCTCTTGTCGTATTTACATCGATGACAGTCATCGCTTCAGTAGGCTCGATGACAAGCTCTCCTCCGCTTTTTAAAGAAATGACATTTGACAAAACACTTGCGATTGCAGTGTCAATCCCATGCTTAGGAAACAAGGAACTCCCACATTCATCAATCTCCCAGTGAACTTGGTCGGTCATAAAGTTTGCCGAAAGCTTGTTTTTCAATGATCGGCTGTTTGTCACAATGTGAAGCGTTGCTTGCTGTGACGCCTCAACTAAATAATCTTCAATTTTTGAAGCTTGGCGTGATAAACGTTGTACGTTAGAAGCCTGACGAAATTGATGACAGATCGCTTCATGCTCTTTTTTCTTACTAAAAAAAGATGCCTCTAAGGCGAGGTCTTGTATTGCTTCTGCATTTGTTCTAAATAATACCCCTTCACCTTTTGTACAGACGCGCTTCGCTAGTGAGAGTAAGCGTTCTTTCGCCGTTTGCTCCTTTATCTTTTTTGACACAGCAATATAATCGCTCTCAGGCATATAAACTAGCCCGTGAGCTCGATACTCTAACTTCATTGTCAAGCGTGCCCCTTTATCGGCAAACGGCTCCTTTTTAACTTGCACCAACACTTTTTGACCATGTGACAAAGCGGATCGGATGGAGGCTGACCCCTTTGCGGTCAACTCACTTACTGGCAAAAACCCTTCTTTCTCTGCACCAAAGTCAATAAAAGCCGCCTGAAGCGAAGGTACAACCTTGGTAACTCGCCCGACAAATATATCAAAAAGTTGAGGACGATCGCCTTCCTCCTCAATCACAATATCACTAAGCGCACCATTTTCCACCGCAACGAGCCGCTTCGGAATGGTTTGCCCATCAATGAACACTCTTCTCACATCCATAAGCATCCCTCCACTCTATTGCGTATTGTACCTCGTTTCTGTAGGAGGGTGCAAAAGATCACCAATCACGCGCTTATTCCCGTCTGTTGACATATAGGCTTTAGCAACTTGATGATCCCAGAGAGGTATGTTTCGCGAATCAACTTCTACATAAAAACACGTCTTTATCCCACGATGAATCTCGCAACACGCTTCACTAAGAGGTGTATGAACAGCAACCGTCTTTTGATTCACCCGATAAAGCGAAGGATCTTGCTTGCCAGCGCGTTCAATTAAAAATTGCATAAAGGCATAAGGGCGCTTTTTCCACAAATCTAAATGTGTATAAATTAAAAACAATGCCATAAGCCACATATGGAGGGAAGACACCTTTACAAGCACAGCTGTACTGACTGCTATGATACAAAAAAAGGAAGACAGAATGACATAACGCTTCGTCGCTCGACTATAGTTCTGAAACAATGAAAGAACTGCATAAAGCAAGCGGCCTCCATCAAGCGGATGAATTGGCAGGAGATTGAAACAAAGGAGGGAGGCATTACAGCCAAGCCAAAAAAAATAGAGCTCTACCGTAAAGCCTGGCAAAATATTTAATAAAGAAAAAGGAATGAAAAGAAGCCAAATATGTTGTAACGGCCCGGCAATGGCAACGATCACCTCTTGATAAAAAGGAGCATTGCCATAGGCATTCGTATGAATGACTCCACCAAAAGGAAATAATTCAATGCGCTCTAACCGCCACTTAAAAAAAAGCGCCGCGAATGCGTGTCCCGCTTCATGTATTAATACAACGGTTACGACAATGAGAAGCTGGCGAAAGTACCCAGTTGCAACTGCTGTCATTGCCACTACCCAAAATAGTGGATGAACATAAATTCGCGATCGAACAGTCAATCGAATGTCCCCTCTAACGGGTTTACAAAAGATTCCTTGTATTTCTTAGCAAAATAATACTGGGCCGACGTCTCTGTCCCTTTCACAGCTCCAACAACTTGACGGTCATCGATAAAGTCGTATAGCTGTACAGATACTTCGTCGAGGTTTCCATACCATGTTTCCGTATCATCACTATGTTGGACAATGACAGTCTTCCCTAACTCGTCTTTTGTCCCTGCAAAAATGACATAGCCGTAATCAATGCTTTTCACTTCTGTATTGGGCCCTGTTTCAATGACGACGCCGCGATGATCTTGACTAAAAGGCTTTGCGACCTGTCCACTCGCCGGAAGGGCTAAATTGTCAGCAGGCCCCTGCGGTATGTCTTCGATGGTCTGATCTTCCGAGGCTAAAGGCTGGGTCGACTCTTTAGTAAAAGGTAGCCAAGCAAAAGGTTCGCCAAAATGAGCACTATACCATTCTTCAACAGCCGCAAAAGAATAATTTTCGGTCATGACCGTTGATAAGAAACGTTTCGGCTCATCCATCAACGGATCATCACGTTGGACGATGACGACGCTTAGTAAAAATAAAAGTGCTGCCAGCAACATTTTTGTCAAAAACGTGTCCAGACGAAATAGTGGATGCGTCGATGCTGTGCTTTGTTTCACCGGCTCCTTGTCTGGCAAATCCTTATGCTCATACGTTGTCGCCTTCATTTGTTGACGCTTCATTTTTTGTCGAATGCTTTTTCGGACTTGATCGGCACGTCTCAAACCAAACCCCTCCTCCTTTTTGTACAAGTTTATGTGCTAAATCGCTACATATGCCGGCTTGTCTCCACCACCATAAAAAAGCAGCAATTCACAACATGGAGAGGTAAGGTTAGCAAATTCCTGTGAAAGCAAAAAAAGCATGGTGCGCTTTTAAACACACACATGCTTACATGCAGACAAAATCAACCATTTTTGATTTTCGCCTGCATCGATCCTATGGGTCACGTACAATTCTAATGAATAAACAAACGAGCAACAAACCCTTCACTTGTGAAGGGAAGAGCGGCAGGTACGCGAGCGCATTCGCCAAGCTGGCGGAAATACCAAAGTTATTTAAGCACGCATACCGAAGAAATGTTTGACTTTTTGGAAAATCGTCTTTTTCTCATCTATTGCCATTAAAGGCACAGACTCTCCTAAAATACGCCTGGCCATATTGCGATAAGCTAGTGACGCTTTGTTATCCGGATTCATTACAATTGGCTCACCATTGTTTGACGCTTTAATGACCGAATCATCATCTGCGACAATACCGAGTAAGTCAATCGCTAAAACAGACACGATTTCATCGACGTCCATCGTATCGCCTTTTTTCATCATGTGTGAACGGATGCGATTAACGATCAGCCTCGGTGATCCGATCTCCTCTTGTTCAAGCAACCCAATGATCCGATCTGCATCGCGAACTGATGAAAGTTCTGGTGTAGTCACGACGATCGATAGATCCGCACCAGCAATGGCATTGCGGAATCCTTGCTCTATTCCAGCCGGACAATCAATCAGGACAAAATCAAAATCTTGCTTTAACGTATCAATAACCTCTTTCACTTGCTCAGGCTGCACAGATGTCTTGTCCTTCGTTTGGGCAGCAGGTAACAAGGAAAGCGCATCAAACCGTTTGTCTTTGATGAGTGCCGTCTGAAGTTTGCATCGACCTTCTGCGACATCAACAAGGTCGTAAATAATTCGATTTTCTAACCCCATAATGACATCTAAGTTCCGTAGACCGATATCAGTGTCTACGAGGCAAACGTGTTTTCCGGCAAGTGCCAGAGCCGTTCCTAGATTGGCGGTGGTCGTCGTTTTTCCGACGCCCCCTTTACCGGATGTGACGACGATAGCTTCTCCCACCTTACATTCCCCTTTCTAGCTTCATAAGTTTCGACTTAGCTTGAGCGAGAATTTGAAGACGGTCGATACGAATCTGATCTGCTCCCTCATCGACAAATGCGCATTCCATCGTTTGTTCTTCTTGATGGGTATCTGGTGGACGACTCACTACTTCACTAATTCGAAGCTGCATCGGTTGCATTACAGAAGCACAAATGACTGCATCCTTACGACCAGAGGCACCAGCAATGGCCGTACCTCTTAAGGCACCCATGACATAAATGCTACCACCAGCCTTAACCGTTCCTCCGGGATTGACATCCCCAATGAGTAGCAAGTCGCCTGGTGTCTCAATCACCTGACCAGAGCGAACAACTTTAACTAAGCGTTCGATCTGTTGCTCACGATGCCACTGGAGCGCTTTTTGCACAGACACGACATCCGAATCGATCGCTGTGACAACTAAGTTCTTCTCTTTCCGCACGAGCTCTTTCAACTCTTCCTCTTGTTCCTCGTTCAAATAACGATAGTTTGTCTTTAATCTCACATCAACAAGTAACGACCGGTCCATTTCCACCGGTGTACTTGCTAGTTTATCCTTTAGTTCTGCCAGGAGCTCTTCATAGCTGCACTGATCGTTCAGAACAAGTGTTAAACCGTCTTTAGTGCCTTTAATAGCTACATTTTGCTGTGTATGCTCCCGCATGCTTTTCACCTCATAGCAAATGGATTCGACGACGTTGACAAAGAACCCTTTTTCATTAAGACGTTCTTAATTTTTAATCGGATCCGCAAATTCAGCCTTTGCAATCAAGTACTCAAATGGCTTGTAGAGGATAATACAAAAAATGGCATTAAACACAAGAGTCGGTAATAAACGTACATACGCAAAAGCTTGCAACGGATCCGATGTAAAACCGATAAACAATAAAACCCCATAGGTGATCCATTCAACTGCAGCAATACCCGCTGTACAAACGATGAGCGCCACGATCAGTGTGTCTTGAAAATATTTGGACCACACCCCGATCATATAAGCCATGAGCGTGTATGAGAACGCATATATTCCGATGAGTCCAGTATAATATACGTCGTAAAGTAAGCCCATCGAAATGCCGTAGAGGATGCCGAGCGAACGTCCTTGCTTGAAAGCGAGCAAAAAAACTGCTACGAGAGAAAAGTGCGGTATAACGAGCCAATCCTGCTCTCCAAAAGCACCAGGCAGCCACTCAGTTACCGTGCTTTCCATCATAAAGAGAATCAGCACAACAAAGGCAAGAAGGAATTTATACATTACTCCTCCTCCTCGCTATTAACATCCTCAGGCGACACAGGAGTAATCTCGGGATCAATGATCATGACATGGCTCATCTCGTAAAATCTGAAGCCGGCTTCACATATGCTGTCTGCGTCAAACCATACTCATCAGGAACGGCTTCCAATACGGTACCGATCACAAGCCCTTTCGGAAAGTTGCCACCAAGACCTGAGGAGATGACTGTTGCCCCTTCAGTAATATCGAAGCTCGTTTTTATTTTCGTAAACATGAGTGCTTCCCGCTCTTCATTAAACCCTTCAATTAAACCAAAAATGGACTCGTCTCCCTGTACAATGGCCGAGATGGTATTCGTTCTTTCTTCACTACTTAAAAGCTGAACTGTAGACGTAAACGCTTGAACATTTCTAATCTGGCCAATGACACCCTCGGCAGTCATCACAGCCATATTTTTTTCCACGCCGTGCTGCGAACCTCGATTGACTGTCACGAGCTCATGCCAGCGATCTGGGTTGCGCCCAATCACAGACGCATGAATCGCTGAATAACCTGAGAGGCTGTCCTCTTTTTTAATAAATTCCGCAGCTCCTCATTTTCCTTTTTTAACGCAGTGACTTGAACGGCCATACTTGAATACTCATCCATTCGTGACTTTAATAGCTCATTTTCCTCATATACCCTGCGAAGATCACCTACATTTTCAACCACTTCTTGAATCCCCGATAATGGCGCCTGAACGACCCATTGCCCCCAGCCAACGACATCTTTAATAAACACTTCGGGCCAAGTCAAATCTCGACGTTCATTCATTGAAATGCCGATCAATGACACAAGAACAATGATACAGACGAGCAAAAGAATTAAGCGTTTATTCTTCAAAAAAGGAGGCATGCAAGCACCCCTTTACGACTTACGCGAGCGTGCGGTTATACCTGCTTTTGAACGGAATAGATGCAAATTCTCAAGTGCTTTTCCAGTTCCTATGGCTACACAATCAAGAGGGTTTTCTGCTACGAGAACAGGCATTTTTGTTTCCTCG
The DNA window shown above is from Litoribacterium kuwaitense and carries:
- a CDS encoding ribosomal-processing cysteine protease Prp, which produces MVRIHVSRDLKTKRFKSVEITGHAESGPYGQDLVCAAVSAVSIGGLNAAMELSGQTLDIEQNEHEGGYLACKIPASVSDAEEEKVQLLLEAMLSSLRTIVRQYGEFVSYSEN
- the safA gene encoding SafA/ExsA family spore coat assembly protein, which encodes MKIHIVQKGDTLWNLSQKYQVPFAQLKQANTQLSDPDQLMPGMKIKIPSGSVQVKKKPKETPVMPAKPKEVPKKEKPKEAPIAHKPYKDKTPKAVQPYHYDESISLDMPFMHQSMYNVYLPPAPQPPAAKKEEPKPPKKEKPVKSESVEESTPYMPPPPPMMPYPKGPCVPCSPVLPGSGLPCPPGQQPWGHHGPPPMPSPYPVAGAQMDESCGCGPQPGPWQGYGPMQFDEQDESTPQMGMPGYGATMPAMDGMSHMPQQQMMPGQMGNPYGQYGQMMPGQMGDPHGQYGQMMPGQMGDPHGQYGQMMP
- the rplU gene encoding 50S ribosomal protein L21 encodes the protein MYAIIETGGKQIKVEEGQEIYVEKLDGEEGSTISFDKVVFVGGEAVKVGAPYVDGATVTAKVAKQGKAKKITVYKYKPKKNYRRKQGHRQPYTKLTVEKINA
- a CDS encoding transcription repressor NadR gives rise to the protein MSGKKLLGEERRQAILKHLQQSHKAHTGSALAQLTNVSRQVIVQDISLLKARGEPIIATSEGYLYLQKQTTEMIEKTIVVDHQKDDTEKELSLIVQSGCQIKDVTVLHPVYGEIVARLEIATPDDVNQFVEKIKSKQASLLLRLTGGLHLHTIVSLHQHCIDQACVKLREAGFLVEET
- the rpmA gene encoding 50S ribosomal protein L27 is translated as MLKLDLQFFASKKGVGSTKNGRDSISKRLGAKRADGQMVSGGSILFRQRGTKIYPGVNVGRGGDDTLFAKTEGIVRFERVGRNRKRVSVYPVAQEA
- the pheA gene encoding prephenate dehydratase, with the protein product MSKIGYLGPQGTFSSEAVSRAFPDGVHVPYTTIPSCMDAVSNGDVDYALVPLENTLEGSVNLTIDYLIHENTLPVVGEIIVPIQQHLLMHPDYADQWKNVTTVLSHSHALAQCHQFLRQELPNAGTETMTSTAAAAKYVAEQRESVNAAIANRAAADVFSLAVVQENIHDLANNHTRFLILHKEPIQLSLPTDRFKTTFHIILPNDRPGALHQVLSAFSWRQLNMSKIESRPMKTGLGRYFFLVDIDQKMDDVLLPGAKAELEALGCQVRTLGSYPSWEATTENAVAQSKT
- a CDS encoding Spo0B C-terminal domain-containing protein, which codes for MKNWSHEELIRYYRHDWLNTLQMIRGNLQLNHIDQVERIIDEALFKVVNEEKLFRMKTPRFTEYLVTFSLVPHFCRLDYEVFGDVRAIPDLDQQLCHLFASFMNLIERSVNPNTQPWVSLSLEFTDTVVYCNIAFEGKLTDPRALQKWMTPYKVHQCAQSKEGILSVEMTAHFQIAYRSCK
- a CDS encoding Rne/Rng family ribonuclease, with translation MDVRRVFIDGQTIPKRLVAVENGALSDIVIEEEGDRPQLFDIFVGRVTKVVPSLQAAFIDFGAEKEGFLPVSELTAKGSASIRSALSHGQKVLVQVKKEPFADKGARLTMKLEYRAHGLVYMPESDYIAVSKKIKEQTAKERLLSLAKRVCTKGEGVLFRTNAEAIQDLALEASFFSKKKEHEAICHQFRQASNVQRLSRQASKIEDYLVEASQQATLHIVTNSRSLKNKLSANFMTDQVHWEIDECGSSLFPKHGIDTAIASVLSNVISLKSGGELVIEPTEAMTVIDVNTTRALGGREKEQTIFVTNLEAAREIPRQLHLRDIGGMIVIDFIDMQDKSMRQKIEAELLRRLKQYKARTESFGFTAMGMYELIRKRGGRPLFERLEQSCSRCQGTGRVVSDEEFLRRIQEVVQSAYPDRDEEAVLLRLHPQWTSNPSFIATLHRLQLHPRVFIKADASVKYDAADVIRAGNVDDMKGAADDC
- a CDS encoding M50 family metallopeptidase is translated as MTVRSRIYVHPLFWVVAMTAVATGYFRQLLIVVTVVLIHEAGHAFAALFFKWRLERIELFPFGGVIHTNAYGNAPFYQEVIVAIAGPLQHIWLLFIPFSLLNILPGFTVELYFFWLGCNASLLCFNLLPIHPLDGGRLLYAVLSLFQNYSRATKRYVILSSFFCIIAVSTAVLVKVSSLHMWLMALFLIYTHLDLWKKRPYAFMQFLIERAGKQDPSLYRVNQKTVAVHTPLSEACCEIHRGIKTCFYVEVDSRNIPLWDHQVAKAYMSTDGNKRVIGDLLHPPTETRYNTQ